The segment AATGCAAGAGAGTTTCATGACTGGGTAAATGTCACAGAAGAAGTGCTCCACCACAGTGCCACAGAAGGGCAAACTGAACATGGCTGCCACATGGAGAACTGCCATAACCAGGCCAGTGCCAAAGGACCCACTTACCAACATGACACACACGGCTTTGCTCATGAGGACTGTGTACCTCAGGGGGTTGCAGATGGCTACGTAGCGGTCATAGCCCATTGCTGTGAGCAAGAAACAATTATTAGTGgccaaaaggacaaaaaagaacaTCTGACTTGCACAGCCTGCCAAGGAGATGGGCTGGTTATGGAAAAGGAGACCAGAAAGCATTCGTGGGACACTGACCAGTGTGTACACAGTCTCAGAACTAGCCAGCATgctcaggaagaagtacatgggagtGTGCAGATGATGGTCAACACGGATGATGGTCACAATGACGACATTACCAGTTAGAGTTATAATGTAGATGGTAAGGAAAACCACAAAGAGTGTTATCTGGTGCTTTCCAAAGACAGAGAATCCCAGGAAGATGAATTCCGTCACTTCTGTGAAgttctttctctgcattctcctAGATCAGTGTCTGAAAGCAATAAAGGAAGTCATCAAGGaggacatttccatcagcaaCTGGACTTTACAAGAAGGGACAAGGATAGCCAAAGTGAGAGATGGGCGCAATTCCTTTATGACCAGCCAGCCCAGGCTTGGGGTCCTTGCACATGAAGAGAACTACCAATGCCTCCATGGGGCTCACCCATGTGTATGTTATCACCATGGAGCAAACCGTTCCCTGTGCATGGACAAGACTTCTGAATGAATGCTTACCTCACACGCATCATACTGATGTAAGGGGAAGCAAACCACGAGGAGGAAGTCCTGCTCTGCGTCCCTGCCGGTAATGACACCCACCACTTAGAACAAACTGTTAACAAGGTGAGGTACAGGTCAAGAAACCAGAGAGAGGAGTGTTCCAGCAGGAATGCTATGGCAGAATGGAGGAGTCTAGAAAGAGGAACTTCAAGAAGTGGTTACCGGATTTGGTGAGAGTCACCAAGGCCTTTTTTATGGTATTTCATTCAGTTGAGTTCTGAATCTAGAAACCTCATTTCAGGGAGCTAATATGGTCCAAACTGGTCATCAGACCCTCAAAGCAGACCTTCTGCCACAATCACTCCACTGTTTACTCAAGTGCCACTGAAGAGCTCTCCTTTGCTGACTCTAGTCATCCTTTTTTAAGACGTGGAGTCAGGAAGAGAGAATTGTGATGAGAAGACATTGCTTTGTCTCCACTGCAACAGGGAAGTGTTAGAATAAGTCAAGGCACAGATAAGATATGTAGGCACCAGACTTGAGACAAGAGGAAGGAGTCTGCTAGCTGCTTCcagctaaacttttttttttttttaaatctggtgcACACTGGATTTGAAATACTGTTGAGAAACAGTTCACTAGTCCCCTTTATCAAAAGGAACACCCATCCTATGCAGAGAGCATGCAGCTGATCCCGTGGGTCTCACGGTGACCAT is part of the Ailuropoda melanoleuca isolate Jingjing unplaced genomic scaffold, ASM200744v2 unplaced-scaffold11293, whole genome shotgun sequence genome and harbors:
- the LOC117797691 gene encoding olfactory receptor 10J5; its protein translation is MQRKNFTEVTEFIFLGFSVFGKHQITLFVVFLTIYIITLTGNVVIVTIIRVDHHLHTPMYFFLSMLASSETVYTLVSVPRMLSGLLFHNQPISLAGCASQMFFFVLLATNNCFLLTAMGYDRYVAICNPLRYTVLMSKAVCVMLVSGSFGTGLVMAVLHVAAMFSLPFCGTVVEHFFCDIYPVMKLSCIDTTVNEMINYGVSSFVILIPVSLIFISYVFIISTILKIASTEGRKKAFATCASHLTVVIVHYGCASIAYLKSKSEDSAEQDVLLSVTYTIITP